The window AGCTGTCCGCCGTCATCGCCAAGGCCTCCAAGGCCCACGAGAGCGCCCGGCACTCCGTGCGCCCGGACATCAAGGCGCGCACCGCCATCATCGGCGAGTCCCCGCTCATCCAGGACGTCTACAAGATCATCGACAAGGTGGCGGACACGCCCTCCACGGTGCTCATCACCGGCGAGAGCGGCACGGGCAAGGAGCTCATCGCCACCGCCCTGCACGGCGCCTCCAGCCGCCGGGACAAGCCCTTCATCAAGATCAACTGCGCGGCCATCCCGCACAACCTCATCGAGTCCGAGCTGTTCGGCTACGAGCGCGGCGCCTTCACCGGCGCCGTCACCTCCAAGCCCGGCCGCTTCGAGCTGGCCGACGGTGGCAGCCTCTTCCTGGACGAGATCGGCGAGATCCCCGTCGAGATGCAGGTGAAGCTGCTGCGCGCCCTCCAGGAGGGAGAGTTCGAGCGCGTGGGCGGCATCAAGACGACGCGCGTGGATGTGCGCCTCATCGCCGCCACCAACCAGGACCTCCAGGCGCAAATCGAGAGCGGGCGCTTCCGCAAGGATCTGTACTACCGGCTCGCCGTGGTGCCCATCGTCCTGCCCGCGCTCCGGGAGCGCCGCAGCGACATCCCCATGCTCGCGCGGCACTTCGTCGAGAAGTACAACCGCCGCCTCAACAAGCGCATCGAGGGCATCACCGACGATGCCCTGACGCTGCTGCAAACCTACGCCTGGCCCGGCAACATCCGCGAGCTGGAGAACCTCATCGAGCGGGTGCTGCTCTTCGCCGACGGGCCCCTCATCACCGTCAAGGACCTGCCGGAGCCCGTTCGTCAAGGCGACACCTCCCCCGCCCTCTCGCCCGCTGGCCCCCCCGCCATGGAGGCCCACACGGGGGAGACCGGTCTCAAGGACATCATCCGCATGAAGGCCGCGGAGCTCGAAAAGGACCTCATCACCAAGGCCCTGGAAGAGACCGGTGGAAACGTCACCCGGGCAGCCAAGCTGCTTCAGATCAGCCGGAAGTCCCTTCAGACGAAGATGAAGGAGTTCGGCCTCCGGGACACGGCCCCGGAGGGCAAGGACGAAGGGGCCAGCAAGGACGACGGTCCCGACGAATAGCGGGGCGAAATATCGCCGCGCGGGCAGCGGTTTGGGCCCGGCGGAACTGCTCGACACAGGGAGCTTGCATGCGGCCGTCTCTTCCCACTCTCGGAACCCCCCCCAAGCGCAATCGCCTGGGCTCGGTGGTCACCATCTCGATGATTCTCGGTGCCGCCGCGGGGGGAGTCTGGTGGTGGAAACAGCGCCCCGCCTCCAGCGAGCCCGAGGCCACTCCAGCCGCCGCCCTGCCCGCGGCCCCGCCCGTCGTGGTGGTCCCCACCACCCCCGTGGTCCCCACGGACCCGTTGACCGCCGCCGGGCTCTCGCGCGCCTCCGTGAAGATCGAGGGCCCCCTGGAGACGGCGCTCGTCCAGGCCACGGACCCCTCCGTGGGCCCCGCGCTGGCCCAGGTGGTGACGCGCAGCCTCGTCTGGTGGGTGCAGGTGCCCAACGAGATCCTCCGCGGCGACACGCTGGACGTGCTGTACCAGACGCGCCCCGGCGAGGAGCCGCTCGTGCACGCCGTGCGCTTCGCCAGCAACAAGACGGGCCAGACGCACCGCGCCTACCGCTTCCAGGCCGCGGGCGACTCCAACCCCCGCTACTACCTGCCCACGGGCGACGAGATGGAGATGCGCCTGGAGCACTCGCCGCTGGACGACTACGAGCAGATCACCTCGCTGCTGCGCGATGGCCGCCGGCACAAGGGGGTGGACTTCAAGGCCGCCGTGGGCACCCCGGTGAAGGCCCCCTTCGCGGGCGTCGTCAAGCGCAAGAACTGGAACTTCGGCTCCAACGGCAACTGCGTGGAGCTGGAGGAGCTGGGCGGCAAGCGGCGCCGCGCCCTGTTCCTGCACCTCTCTGAGCTGTCGCGCGGGCTCACCCCGGGCAGCCGGTTCTCCACGGGCCAGGTGATCGCCGCCAGCGGTAACAGCGGCCGCTCCTTCGCGCCCCACCTGCACTACCAGCTCATGACGCAGGATGACCGCGTCATCGATCCCTTCGACAGCCACCGCACCTTCCGGCGCTCGCTGCCCGCGGCCCAGCGCGGCGCGCTGGAGGCGGAGATCCGCCGGATGGATTCGCTGCTGGCGCCCTCCGTGGCCGGCAACAGCCCCTGAGGCGCACCCATTTCTTGACACCCCTGGGCATGGCGGCTAGCGTCGCCGCCAATTTCTCAAGAGTTCTCAGGGGTTAGGCCACCGTCGGCAGCAGGCCAGAGGCCGGTTGCCACCATCCGCGGGCCCTGAGAGCGACAGAGGCTCTTCGGAGGTCGGATGTACAGGCTTCGCGCCGTTCTCGCCGCGCTGACGCTGGGCGCACCACTGGCAGCCAGCGCAGCGGAAATCACCCGCATCGCCTCCTCGTTCGAGGAGAACGATCCGTTCGATCTGTTCATCGACGTCGGCTTCGAGCGCACGCAGACCCGGGCGAAGATCACCCGCGAGCAGCTCGATCCTGCCGGAGAAAACGGGCGCATCGAGGCCTCGGAGGTCTGGTTCAAGGGCGTCGACTCGCGCCTGAACATCGACCTGGCCATCGGCATCTACAAGGATCTGGAGTTCTCCTTCGGGCTGCCGCTCATCCTCCAGCAGAACGACAGCTACGGCTACGTGTCGGGAACGGACGGGACCAACTCCACCATTGTCCACAACCCCCTCCAGCCGAATGGCACCCCCGCCACGGAAGGAGAACAGGCCCTCTTCACGGTCCCGTCCACGAGCAAGCGCGGTGGCTTGGGCAACATGCGCTTCGGGCTGGCCTACGCCTTTTTCAACCAGGCGGACGACGACACGAAGCCCACGTGGATCCTCGGCATCGACTACGAGGCGCCCACCGCCAAGCTGAGAGATCCCAGCCAGGACAACACCGAGGCCACTGAAGAGCGGGGCAACGTGGGCGACCGCGTTCACAAGTACACCTTCTACACGTCCTTCTCGCGGAAGCTCGGCGTCGCGGAGCCCTACTTCCGGGTCCACTACACCCTGCCGGTGACCGGCCCGGGCATCTACTCCAACTGCTTCAACAGGACCGAAGACGGTTCTTCGTCGCCGACCCTGGGCACGCCTGAGAACTGCGGCACGGGGCCCTGGAACCGCAAGGAGACGGGCATCAAGGCGCCCAGCATGGCGGGCTTCGTGTTCGGCACGGAGATCGCCACCTACAACAACAAGAACAAGAACCAGCAGTTCTCGCTCGACCTGCGCACCATCGGAACCTACGTGTCCCGGGGCCGCTACTACAACGAGCTGAGTTCCGCCCTGCGCAAGCTGCTGGTCAGCCAGGACTACTTCCAGGTGGGTGGCATGATCGGCGCCACGGCGAGCGCCGGCGAGGCCTTCCGGCTGCGTGCCACCGGCACCTTCCTCTACAACACGAACCACACGCTCACCGACGAGGACCTCGGCAAGGATCTCAACAACAACGGGAAGATCGACTTCGAGGATAATCCCGCGGAACTCAACCCCTCGTTCGATTACCGCACGGACCTGCCGTCCCGTCGCTTCCGGGCCACCGAGAGCAAGACGTTCCGCCTGGAGCTGTCGGCGACCTTCGCCTTCTGAGCCCTACCGCTTGAGGCTCAGCCCCAGGCGGTAGACGTCCTGTCCAGACCAGCCCGCGCGGCGGGCCAGCTCGGTGCTCAGCGCCTTGAGCTTCTCGCCGCGCTCCAGTCCCTCCTCCAGCGCCCGCCGCAGCTCCTCCTCGGACCAGCGGCGCTCGCCGGTGCGTCCCTCCACCAGCACCACCACTTCACCCCGGGGCTCCTCCGCGCCATAGCGGGAGGCCAGCTCAGACAGAGGGCCGCGCACGAACTCCTCGTGCACCTTGGTCAGCTCCCGGGCCACGCACGCCCGCCGGTCGCCCCAGGCCTCCTGCAGGTCCACCAGCGTCTCGCCCAGCCGCCGGGGGGACTCGTAGAGCACCAGCGTGGCGGACAGCAGGGACACCTCCTCCAGCATGGTCCGGCGCTCGGGCCCCTTGCGCGGCAGGAAACCCAGGAAGTGGAAGCGGCCCGTGGGCAGTCCGGACGCACTCAGGGCGGCAATGAGGGCCGCGGGCCCGGGCACCGGGACCACTTGAATGCCCCGCTCCAGGGCCTCGGACACCAGCTTCTCGCCGGGATCACTGATGCCGGGACTGCCCGCATCGGTGATGAGGGCGCAGTCCTCCCCCGCCTCCATGCGATCCAGAAGCCGGCCGGCGCGCTGGCCCTCGGCGAAGGCGGGCAGGCTCACCGTCTCCGGGGCCAGGCCGAAGTGCTCCAGCAGGATGCGGGAGTGGCGCGTGTCCTCACACGCGACGAAGGCCACCTTCTTCAGGACGTCCAGGGCCCGGGAAGTGATGTCCCCCAGGTTCCCGATCGGGGTGGCGACAAGGTAGAGCGTCCCAGGCATCGGTCTCACATCCCCGCATCGAAAGCATTGGGCAGGTGCTCGACGCGCGCCTGCCCGCCGTGGCCCACCACCGAGATGACGTCGAAGCGCATCATCCGGTCTCGCAGCTCATGCGCGAAGAGATAGTGCAGCGCGGCCTTCACCACGCGGCGCTGCTTGGAGAAGGAGACGGTGTGCGCGGGGTCTCCCCAGACCGCCGAGGAGCGCATCCGGACCTCCACGAAGCAGACGGTGTCCCCCTGCTCGGCCACCACGTCCAGCTCGCCGTAGCGGCACCGGAAGTTCCGCGCGCGGATGCGATAGCCCTGGTCCTCCAGGAAGCGCGCCGCCATCGCCTCGGCCTCGTTCCCATACGCCCGCCGGTCCACCCCTGCCGCCTGCCCCATCCACCCCTCCCCACGTTCACCTGCCCTCAGAGATTGACCGTCGAGTCTGACAGCTGGGCGAAGCCTGGGTGCGCCGTCACGTGCAGCACCTGCGTCAGCGTGCCCAGGTGCTTGAGCATCCGCCCCAGCAGCTGCAGCTTCATCTCTTCCACGCCCTGGAACGGGTGCTCCAGGAGGAACGGGTACTTCACCCGGGCGCTCGCCTTCTCCACCACCGTGAGGCGCAGGGCCAGGTAGTACAGGTCCAGGTCCTTGGGCAGCAGCTCGCCCACGGGCACGTGCCGCCCCTGGGAGAACACGTACCCCCGGCCCTCATGGTCCCAGTCGATGCTCTGGTAGCGCCGGTCCGTGAGCGCCGTGAAGTACTGGAGGCAGCGGTCCTTGAGCTGGCCCTGCACCGAGGAAAGGTCCGAGGCCAGCAGGTCCGCCGCCTGCGCCAGCAACACCGGCGAGGGATCCTCCAGGGGCTCCGCGGGGCCTCCCCCGAAGGCCGCGGGAGGCGGCGCCTTCGCGAGCGCGATGGACTCCCTCGTCCGGGAGATCTCCCGCTCCACGTCGCGCACGTCGCGCACGTAGGTGCCAATCTTGGCGATCTGCGCGCTGACCTCGTCGAGCTGCCGCTTGATGTCTTCGCGCTGCTCGCCCGCCGCGACGAACTCCGGCGAGGCCTCCATGGCGGCGAGCTGGTCGCGCAGCTCCAGCAGCCGCTGCTCCAGCAGCCCCTTGCGCTCGAACACGGCGGGGATGTCCGCGGGATCCTCCAGCTCGAGCACCTTGAGCGCCTTGCGCACGTGCGCGGACTCGGCCTCGAAATCATCGAGGATCTTCTTCTCTCGCGCGGCGAACATGACGTCCTTGCGGCCCACGTCCGTGGTCCTCGACAGGTCGTCCACGTAGCGCAGGGCCAGCATGGCCGCCCAGCCAAACGCCGGGATGTCCAGCAGCACCAGGTACCGCCAGGCGCTGTCCAGCACCGAGCCCAGCACGATGCCCAGCACCAAGAGCAGCGTGCCCCCGCCCAAGCCCGCCCAGAACTGCCCGTTGGCCGTCAGGGGCTCTACCGCCACGGGAATGGACTGCGCCTCCTGCTCCCGCTCGGCCGCCAGCCGGTTCAGCG is drawn from Stigmatella aurantiaca and contains these coding sequences:
- a CDS encoding sigma-54-dependent transcriptional regulator translates to MTKVLVLDDEANLRKVLAAMLRREGYDVTVAENGEQGLAEFHKNGADIVVTDLVMPKVGGMEVLRGVNAANPDVPVIIITAHGTVDSAVEAIKAGAFDYITKPFEQSELSAVIAKASKAHESARHSVRPDIKARTAIIGESPLIQDVYKIIDKVADTPSTVLITGESGTGKELIATALHGASSRRDKPFIKINCAAIPHNLIESELFGYERGAFTGAVTSKPGRFELADGGSLFLDEIGEIPVEMQVKLLRALQEGEFERVGGIKTTRVDVRLIAATNQDLQAQIESGRFRKDLYYRLAVVPIVLPALRERRSDIPMLARHFVEKYNRRLNKRIEGITDDALTLLQTYAWPGNIRELENLIERVLLFADGPLITVKDLPEPVRQGDTSPALSPAGPPAMEAHTGETGLKDIIRMKAAELEKDLITKALEETGGNVTRAAKLLQISRKSLQTKMKEFGLRDTAPEGKDEGASKDDGPDE
- a CDS encoding M23 family metallopeptidase, translating into MRPSLPTLGTPPKRNRLGSVVTISMILGAAAGGVWWWKQRPASSEPEATPAAALPAAPPVVVVPTTPVVPTDPLTAAGLSRASVKIEGPLETALVQATDPSVGPALAQVVTRSLVWWVQVPNEILRGDTLDVLYQTRPGEEPLVHAVRFASNKTGQTHRAYRFQAAGDSNPRYYLPTGDEMEMRLEHSPLDDYEQITSLLRDGRRHKGVDFKAAVGTPVKAPFAGVVKRKNWNFGSNGNCVELEELGGKRRRALFLHLSELSRGLTPGSRFSTGQVIAASGNSGRSFAPHLHYQLMTQDDRVIDPFDSHRTFRRSLPAAQRGALEAEIRRMDSLLAPSVAGNSP
- the rsmI gene encoding 16S rRNA (cytidine(1402)-2'-O)-methyltransferase, whose translation is MPGTLYLVATPIGNLGDITSRALDVLKKVAFVACEDTRHSRILLEHFGLAPETVSLPAFAEGQRAGRLLDRMEAGEDCALITDAGSPGISDPGEKLVSEALERGIQVVPVPGPAALIAALSASGLPTGRFHFLGFLPRKGPERRTMLEEVSLLSATLVLYESPRRLGETLVDLQEAWGDRRACVARELTKVHEEFVRGPLSELASRYGAEEPRGEVVVLVEGRTGERRWSEEELRRALEEGLERGEKLKALSTELARRAGWSGQDVYRLGLSLKR
- a CDS encoding YraN family protein, which gives rise to MGQAAGVDRRAYGNEAEAMAARFLEDQGYRIRARNFRCRYGELDVVAEQGDTVCFVEVRMRSSAVWGDPAHTVSFSKQRRVVKAALHYLFAHELRDRMMRFDVISVVGHGGQARVEHLPNAFDAGM
- a CDS encoding chromosome segregation protein SMC, producing MHFVEVAVQNVRGFSAQGRFALKAGYLVLKPPTVDVSPLAGLALALFYADGRGGDANFAASSEKPGKAAFTFVGQDAQTYRLLRELGGSGTLHRQTAPGQPPELVSQDSAEIGQFLRAQAGMPSRTTLEQVYCLLPGHLPSRRPRLRTSRPDLKRPSVTSGSALASNQAVTPAEDIPAAEARVRELEKEMVRSREVDELQFKLDGLNSQLFETERRLNSTEGLKVAVRDAEAAWNAAPTPETLGLPADIATRVERYPKALSRRDDALNRLAAEREQEAQSIPVAVEPLTANGQFWAGLGGGTLLLVLGIVLGSVLDSAWRYLVLLDIPAFGWAAMLALRYVDDLSRTTDVGRKDVMFAAREKKILDDFEAESAHVRKALKVLELEDPADIPAVFERKGLLEQRLLELRDQLAAMEASPEFVAAGEQREDIKRQLDEVSAQIAKIGTYVRDVRDVEREISRTRESIALAKAPPPAAFGGGPAEPLEDPSPVLLAQAADLLASDLSSVQGQLKDRCLQYFTALTDRRYQSIDWDHEGRGYVFSQGRHVPVGELLPKDLDLYYLALRLTVVEKASARVKYPFLLEHPFQGVEEMKLQLLGRMLKHLGTLTQVLHVTAHPGFAQLSDSTVNL